The DNA window CAAGGAGAGCGGTTCGGTGCTTGGTCAGCTGGGTAATCTGTTCCAGGACTAAAAAATCGGACGAATCAGTGAGGTAACGGTCCGGCGTTACCGTTTACGAATAGAACTCCGCAATAGTCAGGGATTATCAAACTGAACGAACTACAATTGCGTTGTAGTTTTGCACCTGATTCCCCCTGCGCTTTGTCATGGACGTTATTTGTACCAACGATAAATTTCCGGCCCCTGTACTGGCATTCTACGCTGAATTTGGCATTACAACCCCAAAAAAAGATCAGCTGTATACCATACGGCAGGTGAAGCGGCACACGACCGGTGAAACGGGGGTGCTGCTCAACGAAATACAGAATCCCGACGTACCCGTGAAACACCCGATTATGGGCGAAGTGTGGTTCGAGCCAACGTTTAATATCAATCGGTTTGCTACGCTGATGGGGCAACCCGTTCGTGCGGAGGAACTCGCCGACGTCAACGTATAGGTACGCTATCAACGAAAAAGCCCGGCACCAAATGGCCGGGCTTTTTCGTTGATAGCGTACCTACTTTCTACACAATGCGTTACCTGCCTGTTCTGTTGATGGCTTTACTGACTGCCTGCGGTAGCGGTGAAAGCGATTCGTACGTTCCCAAACCGAAAGGATACCCCCGCCTTGATCTGCCCGTTGCCCGGTACAAACCGTTGGAGCCTACGCATCCGTATGCGTTTGAATACAACCAGGTTGCCCGTATCCTGCGCGATACGTTTGCCCGCTCCGAGCCCGACTGGATCTTCATCAACTACCCCGCTTTTCACGCCAGCGTGCAGCTGACGTACAAGCCCGTCCGTAACGACGTAAACCGGTTACGGGCCATGCTTGAAGACTCATACAAACTGGCGGCCCGACACAACATCAAGGCGTATTCGATTGAGCAACGCAAGATCAGGCTGAAGTCGGGGCTGGAAGCCAGTGTAATCGATCTGACGGGGGAAGTGCCGAGTCAGGTGCAGTTTGTAACGACCGATTCAACAACCCATTTCCTGCGTGGAGCGTTGTATTTCAATACGGCCACCGAAAACGATTCGCTGCAACCCGTTATCGCCTACATTCGCAAGGATATTATGCACCTGCTCAACACATTGACGTGGCGTACTAAATAAGTTTAACTACAATTCGACACGCATGAAACTAGTTGCTACGCTCGTAGCCTGCCTGGCGCTGACAACCGCATTCGCGCAGACAAAATCCGCCGTAACGCCACCCGCGTCGAAAACAACGACAGCGGCCGTAAAATCGCCGGGGCAGATTGTATACGAACAAAACTGCCTGAGCTGCCATCAGGCAAACGGCTCCGGCGTGCCGGGTCTGAACCCACCCCTGCGCGGTGTAGACTGGGTAACTGGCGATAAAACGCGGCTAATTAATGTCCTGCTGAAAGGGTTGCAGGGGCAGGAAATCGACGGAGAGACCTACGACAACGTTATGCCCGCCCACGACTTTCTGAACGATCAGCAGCTCGCTGATGTGCTGACCTATATCCGCAGTAGTTTCGGCAACAAGGCCGGTGCTATAAAGCCGGAAGACGTAAAAGCGCAGCGGAAATAACGGTTTACGATATACGGTTTACAGTTTTCGGTGGCTGGCGCAGGCGTTGTAGCCTGGACGTCCACGTCCGGGTGCCCAGCAGGGCAATTGTGTAAGACGGCAGCTTTTTGGTCGCTGTCACGCCCACCCGGACGTGGACGTCCAGGCTACATTCACACACCCGTCACAAAACCGTTTCTATGTCTGAATCACGCCGACCGAAAACGGCTTTGTAATAGGGGCGTGGTTGGCGGCTGCGATGCCTTCGGAGAGCACGGTGCGGGTGTCGAGGGGGTCGATAACGGCGTCGACCCACAGGCGGGCGGCAGCGTAGTAGGGCGATAGCTGGGCGTTGTATTGATCGGTGATCTGCTGCAACTGCGCCTGTTCTTCATCGGGCGTCATCGGCTGGCCTTTCGCTTTTTGCGATGCTACCTGAATCTGCAACAGCGTTTTTGCTGCCGACGCACCGCTCATCACCGCCATCTGCGCCGTGGGCCAGGCCAGCATCAGCCGGGGGTCGTAGGCTTTGCCGCACATGGCGTAGTTGCCCGCCCCGTAGGAGTTGCCCACGACAACCGTGAACTTGGGCACTACCGAGTTGGCCATCGCGCTGACCATCTTGGCCCCGTCTTTTATGATGCCGCCCTGCTCGGCCCGACTGCCGACCATGAAGCCCGACACGTCCTGCAAAAACACCAGCGGAATCCTTTTCTGATTGCAGACCATGATAAACCGGGCGGCTTTATCGGCGGCATCGCCATAGATGACGCCCCCCATCTGCATTTCGCTGGCTTGCCCCGCCCGGCCTTTCGCCTTCACGACTTTCCGCTGATTCGCGATGATCCCCACTGCCCAGCCGTCGATACGCCCGTAGCCACACAGCAGCGACTGTCCGTAGCCGGGCTTGTACTCGTCTAACGCTGATCCATCGAGCAGACAGTCGAGAATAGCGCGCATGTCGTAGGGCTTGGTACGGTCGAGGGGAAGAACCGTGGAAATATCAGCCGGGTCTTTGACGGGTGGGGCAGGAGTGGTGCGGTCGAAACCCGCTTTCTCGCTGTGGCCCGTTTTCTCGAAAATACGCTTTATCGCGTCCAAGCAGCTTTTGTCGTCGGGGTAACGGTGGTCGATCACGCCCGAAATGTCGGTGTGCGTAACGGCCCCGCCCAGCGTCTCCGCGTCGACGTCTTCGCCGATTGATGCCCGAACCAGGTACGGCCCCGCCAGAAAAATCGACCCCGTGCCTTCCACGATCAGCGTTTCGTCGGACATGGCGGGCAGGTACGCGCCACCCGCTACGCAGCTACCCATCACGGCGGCTACCTGCAACACACCCATCGCCGAAAGGTGGGCGTTGTTGCGGAACATCCGGCCAAAGTGGTCTTTATCGGCGAAGACCTCGTTTTGCAACGGCAGGTACACCCCCGCACTGTCGACCAGATACACGATCGGTAGGCGGTTTTCCATCGCGATTTCCTGCGCCCGCAGATTTTTCTTGGCTGTAATCGGAAACCAGGCACCGGCTTTTACCGTCGCGTCGTTGGCCACGATAACGCACTGCCGCCCCGACACGTACCCCATCCCGACAATGACCCCGCCCGACGGACAGCCGCCATGTTCAGGATAGAGTTCATCACCGGCAAACAGACCAATTTCGACGAATGGGGCATCGTCGTCGGTGAGGTAGTCGATGCGTTCGCGGGCGGTCAGCTTGCCTTTTTTGTGCTGATCGTCAATCTTTTTCTGTCCGCCACCCAGCCGGGTCCGGGCTTCGCGTTCGTGGAGTTGGTCGGTGAGGGTCATAGATAGTTTAGGATGATGAAGTAAAAAAGACCGGCCCCCAAACGGTGAACCGGCCTTTGTGTTGGTTTAAGGTTTTGGGTTTACGGTTTGCTCAACGCACGAATGCGTTCCACAGTCTGTAAACCGTACTCTGCGTCGAGTCTACTTATTTCCCGTCGAGTCGATGTTTGTTGTCGTCACTGTCGATGTCGTAATCGTCATGCTGCCGGGTTGAGCAACGGGCGGCTTATCCTTGTCTTTCTTACCGAACAGCGAGAAATGCACGTACCGCTTGGGGTTCTGCCGCAGATCAGACAGCAGCAGCGCCATGTTGGCCGTCGTCGCGTTGACGTTCTTGTACAGCGCTTCGTCGGTAGTCAGCTTACCCAGCGACCCACGCCCCTGCTCGATACTGCCCAACAGCTTCTGCATGTTGTCGATCGTCTTGTTGACGGTGTTCAGCGTCTGCCGCAGTTCCAGCTTTTGCAGCGAATCGGCAAACGAATCAGCCTTATCCAGAATCGGGTTCAGCTTCTGCTCTGTCTCGTTGAATGACCGTGCCAGTTGGTTGACGTTGGCCAGCGCCGTCCGCAGGCCCGCCCGGTTCTCGGCAATTGTCAGATCGAGCGTACCGACGGCACCGTTGGCACTCGCCAGCGTTTTGTTGAGGATAACCCCCGTCTGATCGAACTGCCCAACGATCTTGTTGAGCTGGTAGGTAAGCGAGTCGACGTTGTTCAGTACAGGCAGGGTTCGCTCCCGAATCAGAGCCGACAGACCCGATTCGCGGGTGGCAATCAGCCTGCCGCCGTCGTCCAGCAGGGGACGAGCCGGGTTGATGACGAGCCGGATCAGTTTACCGCCCAGCAACCCATCGTCGGCCAGTACGGCACGCGTACCCTGAGTGATACGAATGTCTTTCTTCAGTTCGACCGTGACCAGCAGTTTGTTGCCCTGGTCCTGTAAAATCTCGACGCTCTTGACCTGCCCGACCACCAGACCGTTTATCCGGACGGGATTGGAGGCTGTCAGGCCATCGACGTTATCGTAAATAGCCGTGTATTTTTTGGTAGACGAGAAGAAATCGGAGCCTTTGAGGAAGTTGAAACCGAAATAAAGCATGAGCAGTGAGACAACTGCCAGCAACCCTACCTTAATCTCCTTAGAAAATTTCATGCGTGTATGAAGGTGATACCGGTCCTATGACCTAAGCCGGACCAGTCTTCCTATAACCAAGTTAACCGGCTGTTTGTCCCGACGTATACGCAAAAAGGTGATAGCGAAGCGCCTTACGGCCAGGCTCAAACCGCCTGACTCCGCTGAAACGGCCTAGTTTGCCGCTTCGACTTCTTCTCTGTACTGGACAAGTGCCTTGTAAATAGCCCCCGTAATTTCGGCCTGCCCGTCGTCGCTAATCAGAAAGTCTTCTTCCGTCGGATTGGTGAGGTAGCCCGTTTCAACCAGTACACTCGGCATCGCTGTGCGCCAGAGCACCAGAAAACCAGCCTGTTTGACGCCGTTGCTTTTGCGGTCGGCATTGCGCCGGAAGCTGCGTTCTACTTTTTCGGCGAAGTTGATACTGCTGCCCATAAAGGCGTGCTGGTAATTGGCCAGCATAATGTGCGCCAGCGGGGAGTTTGGGTTGAAGCCCTTGTACGTCTGCTCGTAGTTGGCTTCTTTCAGAATAACGGCGTTTTCCCGTTTGGCCACGTCAAGGTTACCTTCGGTTTTGTGCAGACCCATCGTGTATGTTTCCGTGCCATACACCTTGTGCGACGATGGGCTGGCATTACAGTGAATCGAAATAAACAAATCGGCGCGGTTGCGATTCGCAATGGCCGAGCGTTCGGCCAGTTCGATAAACCGGTCGGTTGAGCGGGTGTAGATAACTTTTATACCGGGCATCTCTTCTTTGATCCGACGCCCCAGCGCCAGTACCAGCTCCAGCACAATGCGCTTTTCAGTTACTTTACGGCCGTGGGTACCGGGGTCTTTTCCGCCGTGCCCCGCGTCGAGTACGACCGTCCGCAGCCTGTTTGGTACAGATTCTGTATCGGCTGGCGTTGTTTGCCGGACCGAGTCCTGGGTCGGACCGAGGGGTAAAATCGGGCGGAAAGACAGCAGCGTAAGACCGAGTAATGGCCCGGCAGTAAGCAGCAGGGTTGTCATTATTCCGGGAGATACTGAGCGAACGGAACCACCCGTTGCTTTAATAATTTTTAACAGGGCAAAACGTTTCAAGTCGATAGTAGGATAACGGTTGGGCGATACCTTTGTAAACTACTGGCACCAGGCCCTTGTAGCAAATATAATTTTTTTAATAAAACAGTACTAAACGGACTTTATTTTGCGGCCCACCCGGATTTCGTTAACGCTCACTCGTCTGTTTCTCTGCCTGATCTGCCTTTTTTGGGCAATCGGAGCGACAGGACAGACTAGGCCAGCGTCGACCACGACCACGCCGGGCACGTCTAAGTCAGGCGTATCTACGCGGCCTGCGTCGACCACGGCCAGGCCAGGAACAATCCGCCGGATACAACCCAGAACAATTACGCCCGGCATTGTTTCACCCAACGTCGTTATACCCGAAAGCCTGACCGGCCGCGTCGGCGATTCGACACGCACAGCCAAAAAGGACACCGCGCAGTCTGACGCCACTTTCCAGACGACCGTTAAATACCAGGCGAAAGACTCGACCATCTACCTCGCTGACGGTCAGACTGTCGAGTTGTTTGGCGATGCCAGCGTCATATACGGTGATATTTCGCTGAAGGCCGCCTACATCCGGCTGAACTACATCACTAACGAAGTGTATGCCCACGGGCGGTATGACTCGACGGCGAAGAAAACCATCGGGCAGCCTGTTTTTCAGGACGGCGAGGGCAAATACGATACCAAAGAGATCCGCTACAATTTCAAGTCGAAGAAGGGTAAGATTCAGGGGGTTATCACGCAGCAGGGCGAAGGAAACATCCGGGGTGTATCGGTGAAGAAAGACGCCGAAGACAACCTGTACATCGGGAAAGCCATTTACACGACCTGTAATTTGGCAACGCCCCACTTTCACATCAACGCCAGCAAGCTGAAGGTCATTCACAACAAGCAGGTCGTGGCCGGACCGTTCAATCTGGTTATCAGTCAGGTGCCGCTGCCGCTTGGTTTGCCGTTTGGCTTTTTCCCGTTCCCCAAGCGCAAGGAAATTGGTGTGTCGGGTGTGTTGATACCGCAGTACGGCGAAGAGCCCAATGGACGTGGTTTCTACCTGCGCGACGGCGGCTACTACTGGGCGGTAAACGAAAACCTCGGCCTGCAATTCAAAGGGCAGATTTATTCGCGTGGTAGCTGGGGGCTGGGGCTATCGTCGGCCTATAACAAACGGTATCGTTACAGCGGCTCGTTTAACCTGGCCTTCAACCGCAACCGGTCCGGCGACCGCGTCGATATAAGCCAGCAGCCCCGCAACGACTTTTCGATCAACTGGGCGCACTCGCCGGTGCCGCGTGGGCGGGGAAGCTTCTCGGCCAACGTCAATGCCAGCAGCAACTCGTACAACCAGTTTAACTCCTACACGGGTACTAACAACTACATCTCCAACGTCGCGGCTTCGTCGGTGCAGTACAGCCGAACGCTCGGTCAGTACGCCCGCTTCGGTGCCAACCTGCGTGTCAATCAGCAGTT is part of the Spirosoma rhododendri genome and encodes:
- the gldD gene encoding gliding motility lipoprotein GldD, whose protein sequence is MRYLPVLLMALLTACGSGESDSYVPKPKGYPRLDLPVARYKPLEPTHPYAFEYNQVARILRDTFARSEPDWIFINYPAFHASVQLTYKPVRNDVNRLRAMLEDSYKLAARHNIKAYSIEQRKIRLKSGLEASVIDLTGEVPSQVQFVTTDSTTHFLRGALYFNTATENDSLQPVIAYIRKDIMHLLNTLTWRTK
- a CDS encoding c-type cytochrome; amino-acid sequence: MKLVATLVACLALTTAFAQTKSAVTPPASKTTTAAVKSPGQIVYEQNCLSCHQANGSGVPGLNPPLRGVDWVTGDKTRLINVLLKGLQGQEIDGETYDNVMPAHDFLNDQQLADVLTYIRSSFGNKAGAIKPEDVKAQRK
- a CDS encoding acyl-CoA carboxylase subunit beta, producing the protein MTLTDQLHEREARTRLGGGQKKIDDQHKKGKLTARERIDYLTDDDAPFVEIGLFAGDELYPEHGGCPSGGVIVGMGYVSGRQCVIVANDATVKAGAWFPITAKKNLRAQEIAMENRLPIVYLVDSAGVYLPLQNEVFADKDHFGRMFRNNAHLSAMGVLQVAAVMGSCVAGGAYLPAMSDETLIVEGTGSIFLAGPYLVRASIGEDVDAETLGGAVTHTDISGVIDHRYPDDKSCLDAIKRIFEKTGHSEKAGFDRTTPAPPVKDPADISTVLPLDRTKPYDMRAILDCLLDGSALDEYKPGYGQSLLCGYGRIDGWAVGIIANQRKVVKAKGRAGQASEMQMGGVIYGDAADKAARFIMVCNQKRIPLVFLQDVSGFMVGSRAEQGGIIKDGAKMVSAMANSVVPKFTVVVGNSYGAGNYAMCGKAYDPRLMLAWPTAQMAVMSGASAAKTLLQIQVASQKAKGQPMTPDEEQAQLQQITDQYNAQLSPYYAAARLWVDAVIDPLDTRTVLSEGIAAANHAPITKPFSVGVIQT
- a CDS encoding MlaD family protein encodes the protein MKFSKEIKVGLLAVVSLLMLYFGFNFLKGSDFFSSTKKYTAIYDNVDGLTASNPVRINGLVVGQVKSVEILQDQGNKLLVTVELKKDIRITQGTRAVLADDGLLGGKLIRLVINPARPLLDDGGRLIATRESGLSALIRERTLPVLNNVDSLTYQLNKIVGQFDQTGVILNKTLASANGAVGTLDLTIAENRAGLRTALANVNQLARSFNETEQKLNPILDKADSFADSLQKLELRQTLNTVNKTIDNMQKLLGSIEQGRGSLGKLTTDEALYKNVNATTANMALLLSDLRQNPKRYVHFSLFGKKDKDKPPVAQPGSMTITTSTVTTTNIDSTGNK
- a CDS encoding N-acetylmuramoyl-L-alanine amidase family protein is translated as MTTLLLTAGPLLGLTLLSFRPILPLGPTQDSVRQTTPADTESVPNRLRTVVLDAGHGGKDPGTHGRKVTEKRIVLELVLALGRRIKEEMPGIKVIYTRSTDRFIELAERSAIANRNRADLFISIHCNASPSSHKVYGTETYTMGLHKTEGNLDVAKRENAVILKEANYEQTYKGFNPNSPLAHIMLANYQHAFMGSSINFAEKVERSFRRNADRKSNGVKQAGFLVLWRTAMPSVLVETGYLTNPTEEDFLISDDGQAEITGAIYKALVQYREEVEAAN